From Hyphomicrobiales bacterium, the proteins below share one genomic window:
- a CDS encoding DUF551 domain-containing protein, translating to MDKVWISVEDRLPVSGMPVLVACGRQILRAAHAAKFEVDEDNYGYFNDGDGADYDEVTDTTYWPEGWYEWNQYEEIHWAIVDHPVTHWMLLPNLPIAA from the coding sequence ATGGATAAGGTATGGATCTCGGTAGAGGACAGGCTCCCAGTCAGCGGGATGCCCGTGCTGGTGGCGTGCGGCCGGCAGATCCTCCGCGCCGCACACGCGGCGAAGTTCGAGGTAGACGAGGACAACTACGGCTACTTCAACGACGGCGACGGCGCCGACTACGACGAGGTCACCGACACGACGTACTGGCCAGAGGGCTGGTACGAGTGGAACCAGTACGAGGAGATCCACTGGGCGATCGTGGACCATCCGGTAACACACTGGATGCTGCTACCGAATCTCCCCATCGCTGCGTGA
- a CDS encoding HNH endonuclease — MASLDFHTISNTGCWIFSGKPGQDGYGKLKVRGKTVRAHRHYYTVYVGPIPSGLWVLHRCDTPMCVNPRHLYVGTQLDNEHDKDARGRRPPSPAITHPERMPRGAAHPRFGKEGCRPRQQRRYWRPTKGALLPPNTKSACLLLTQNRYLESAQTPGHSMLSHLNME; from the coding sequence ATGGCTTCGCTAGACTTCCACACCATTAGCAATACTGGCTGCTGGATATTCTCAGGTAAGCCCGGCCAAGACGGCTACGGGAAGCTGAAAGTGCGGGGTAAGACTGTTCGAGCCCACCGGCACTACTACACGGTGTATGTGGGGCCAATACCTTCAGGGCTGTGGGTACTACACAGGTGCGACACTCCCATGTGTGTCAATCCGCGACATCTATATGTTGGTACGCAGTTGGATAACGAGCATGATAAAGACGCCAGAGGGCGCAGGCCGCCGAGCCCTGCAATAACCCACCCTGAACGCATGCCGCGCGGTGCGGCGCACCCTCGCTTCGGTAAAGAGGGATGCCGCCCGCGGCAGCAGCGGCGCTACTGGCGGCCAACAAAGGGCGCCCTCTTACCACCCAACACAAAGAGCGCCTGTCTCCTCTTAACGCAGAACAGGTACTTAGAATCCGCGCAGACGCCAGGCCACAGCATGTTATCGCATCTGAATATGGAGTAG